The following nucleotide sequence is from Elusimicrobiota bacterium.
TCTACCTGACGGTACAGTTATGAAATTTAATCCATCCTCCCGCGCAAAAGTTACTATCGAAGTTATTGATATAGTCACAGGTAAAGCGATTGGCAGCGTTACTGAAGCCGGGATAAAAGGGTTTGGAAGAACAAAAGAAGAGTCCGGTGATGAGGCATTAAAGAAAGCCGCACAAAAGGTTTCAAAGTCCGTGATGATTCAGGTAGAAAAAGCGTTCGCTAAATAGAATGTAACCGATTATAAAAACATTTTAGGCTTTTTAGGGATACTTGTCCCGATGCATTTTGGGATTTTAGGTATGCATACGTTAGTTGTGAACCATAAATAAATCCAAGTATTCTTGATATCGTACCTAACGAGGTCATAGACACCACTGCAAGCCGAGGTTTGGTATTATTATTCGCTCTACAGAAGTTTAATAACCTCCATACATCATGTTGGTTTTTAGGTACTACTGCGAGTTTGACGATATCTGCATTAAACTTTTTTCCTCGAACAAGAAACCTAGACAACGCTGTATTACTGGGTGTACCCGAAAAGTTGTGATACGATACCACAACTTTTTTGTTTAATTTCTTCACACGGGATATCACTTCACGGATTATTTTATTCGAACTTAGTTCAATATCCACAAAATCCACATATTTGATGAGCATGAGATACGCTTTTTTTCTAATATTATCACTTAATTTTTTATCAACAACAGCTGTCCTGCGCATACCATTTTCTTTTGGTGAACGTACTGTTAACAACACTCCGCATTTAACTGAGTGCTTGATCTCCACCGCTATCGCACATATTTTATCTAATGATATTCCTGCTAATAAATATTTATCCACCCTCAATTCCACTATATCTGCCCCGGCATGCGCAGCTGCTTTTACAGCAACAATGATTTTTGAGGGAACCGTGAATTCAATCGGAACAACAATAGAAGACAGTATGTATTTATTAGTTATTTTCATAACTTTATAATTTATCTACACCATAGGAGTTGTTGTGTTATTATCATTTGTTGAATTATCACGTTTGGTTAATAACGTATGTACCACACCCCCAAGCCCGGCAAACCAGATCACAAAATGGGCAAGTGTTCCTAGAAAGGGTATTACTACAATTATACCAAGTACAATCGAACCAACTAGTATCTGTACAAATGCTGATACCGGAGGGTTCCATTTATACCGTTGCGCAATAATTTGCCCTACTAACAACCCCGTTGCAAGATACCCGACAAAAGTTAATGTAAAAAAGAGTATTGTTAACGGTATAATAGCAACTACACCGGCAATGCTTATCACACAAAGGAAAATTAGTATGGAAAAAAGAAGGCTTAAAAAAATTCCGTACATTATTGATTTAACCGAGTTTTCCTTAATAAAACTCGTTGTATGTTCAAGATCAATATTCATTAAGAAATACACAAACGCCCATATAAGAAATATTATGCTTATAAGTATAAACAGTATTATCAATAATACATTGCTAAACACAAATTTTATAGTATCAAACAACTGCCCAAGGACAGGCGTGCTGAAATTAACTTCGTCACCCTTTATTGTCGCACCAGGATCACGTACGTATTCACGGCAAAATATTACTAGGTTATCTTTAACCATTGCGGTTTTACCGATTTCCATCCTTCCGCCGATTGCCACAACGCTGCC
It contains:
- the aroD gene encoding type I 3-dehydroquinate dehydratase; its protein translation is MKITNKYILSSIVVPIEFTVPSKIIVAVKAAAHAGADIVELRVDKYLLAGISLDKICAIAVEIKHSVKCGVLLTVRSPKENGMRRTAVVDKKLSDNIRKKAYLMLIKYVDFVDIELSSNKIIREVISRVKKLNKKVVVSYHNFSGTPSNTALSRFLVRGKKFNADIVKLAVVPKNQHDVWRLLNFCRANNNTKPRLAVVSMTSLGTISRILGFIYGSQLTYAYLKSQNASGQVSLKSLKCFYNRLHSI